A part of Capsicum annuum cultivar UCD-10X-F1 chromosome 6, UCD10Xv1.1, whole genome shotgun sequence genomic DNA contains:
- the LOC107874760 gene encoding hydroxyproline-rich systemin isoform X1 encodes MTKMILFVRAFFLIISLLIFLGAEARTLLGDASGNHHHGLKLKAGSGKYGREPYITPSPPASSPPNKQEIVGRHGRLLPPPAPKHDPIIGQLTTTTPDHDEVLIVLLPTTTSSSVVGKQDQLHAPPPKPADKQRPVSITSSTTTQQTNSNQHLRPLQASY; translated from the exons ATGACTAAAATGATTCTCTTCGTCAGAGCTTTCTTTCTTATAATTAGCCTTCTCATTTTCTTAGGAGCTGAAGCAAGAACTTTGCTAG GTGATGCTTCAGGGAATCATCATCATGGGTTGAAGTTGAAGGCAGGAAGTGGTAAGTATGGAAGGGAGCCATACATAACACCTTCACCACCAGCATCATCTCCACCAAACAAGCAAGAAATAGTTGGAAGGCATGGTCGTTTATTACCACCTCCTGCTCCCAAGCATGATCCAATTATTGGTCAACTCACAACAACTACTCCTGATCATGATGAGGTCCTAATTGTCTTGCTTCCAACAACTACAAGTTCATCAGTTGTGGGGAAGCAAGATCAATTACACGCACCACCACCAAAGCCAGCAGATAAGCAGCGTCCAGTCAGTATCACATCCTCTACTACTACTCAGCAGACGAATAGTAACCAACACTTGCGGCCTCTTCAGGCTTCCTATTAA
- the LOC107874759 gene encoding hydroxyproline-rich systemin-like: MANKMILFFTAFSLIISFLIFAGAQARTLQVDASGNHHHELKLKAESGKYGREPYITTLPPASSPPNKQEIVGRPGRLLPPPAPKHYPIIGQLTTTTPDHDEVLIILLPTTTSSSVGGKHGHLHTPPPPPKPADEQGPVRITSSSTTQHMNSNHHLRPLQASY; the protein is encoded by the exons ATGGCCAATAAAATGATTCTCTTCTTCACAGCATTCTCTCTTATAATTAGCTTTCTTATTTTCGCAGGAGCTCAAGCAAGAACTTTGCAAG TTGATGCTTCAGGAAATCATCATCATGAGCTGAAGTTGAAGGCAGAAAGTGGTAAGTATGGAAGGGAGCCATACATAACAACTTTACCACCAGCATCATCTCCACCAAACAAGCAAGAAATAGTTGGAAGGCCTGGTCGTTTATTACCACCTCCTGCTCCCAAGCATTATCCAATTATTGGTCAACTCACAACAACTACTCCTGATCATGATGAGGTCCTAATCATCTTGCTTCCAACTACTACTAGTTCATCAGTTGGTGGGAAGCACGGTCATCTACAcactccaccaccaccaccaaagcCAGCAGATGAGCAGGGTCCAGTCAGGATCACATCCTCTTCTACTACTCAGCATATGAATAGTAACCATCACTTGCGGCCTCTTCAGGCTTCCTATTAA
- the LOC107874760 gene encoding hydroxyproline-rich systemin isoform X2 — MTKMILFVRAFFLIISLLIFLGAEARTLLGNHHHGLKLKAGSGKYGREPYITPSPPASSPPNKQEIVGRHGRLLPPPAPKHDPIIGQLTTTTPDHDEVLIVLLPTTTSSSVVGKQDQLHAPPPKPADKQRPVSITSSTTTQQTNSNQHLRPLQASY; from the exons ATGACTAAAATGATTCTCTTCGTCAGAGCTTTCTTTCTTATAATTAGCCTTCTCATTTTCTTAGGAGCTGAAGCAAGAACTTTGCTAG GGAATCATCATCATGGGTTGAAGTTGAAGGCAGGAAGTGGTAAGTATGGAAGGGAGCCATACATAACACCTTCACCACCAGCATCATCTCCACCAAACAAGCAAGAAATAGTTGGAAGGCATGGTCGTTTATTACCACCTCCTGCTCCCAAGCATGATCCAATTATTGGTCAACTCACAACAACTACTCCTGATCATGATGAGGTCCTAATTGTCTTGCTTCCAACAACTACAAGTTCATCAGTTGTGGGGAAGCAAGATCAATTACACGCACCACCACCAAAGCCAGCAGATAAGCAGCGTCCAGTCAGTATCACATCCTCTACTACTACTCAGCAGACGAATAGTAACCAACACTTGCGGCCTCTTCAGGCTTCCTATTAA